A section of the Oryza sativa Japonica Group chromosome 1, ASM3414082v1 genome encodes:
- the LOC4326274 gene encoding phosphatidylinositol 4-kinase gamma 1, whose product MAIAVGHCRELSPPGGGVRGRHCRLRSVTQLDCPVFDDHDLDLDRRERNGHAGLSPRRSLSSPCFSTVVPPAADRAEPARDDGEKMMPRVEIVAGGHARGVHELIAEAAGAIATGTRLVPAQGGIGGALLLEDGRSVDHVAVIKPLLDDASSPSHGGGGGYASKAVLREVAAFLLDHDGFARVEPTALIKISRPAMPTTTASIQRFAAHECDAGELGPSRFSVASVHRIGSLDVRLLNIDRHAGNILVKKSPESECASGGSTLTPLDLVPIDHGLCLPEQLDDPYFEWLHWPQSSLPFSGAELEYVASLDPFRDAAMLRAELPSLTEAAIRILTLCTIFLQRAAAAGLCLADIGDMMTREFSAMEEGLSALESLCKNAYDSSTTTAGSSPRKHHHSDDSDDESTQFGMDDVPAGLPPHLFLLGGGGIAKSVSFSAAEQGAAGRGAARKRMSFKALSGDEWAAFLDRFEQLLPAALDAKKRAGLKLTRLGTSF is encoded by the coding sequence ATGGCAATCGCGGTCGGCCATTGCCGCGAGCTGAGTCCCCCCGGTGGCGGCGTCCGCGGCCGGCACTGCCGCCTCCGCTCCGTCACCCAGCTAGACTGCCCGGTGTTCGACGACCATGACCTGGACCTGGACCGCCGAGAGCGCAACGGGCACGCCGGCCTGTCGCCGCGGCGGAGCCTCTCCTCGCCGTGCTTCTCCACCGTCgtccctcccgccgccgaccgcgccgagcccgcgcgcgacgacggcgagaagATGATGCCGCGCGTGGAGATCGTCGCGGGCGGCCACGCCCGCGGGGTGCACGAGCTCATCGCGGAGGCCGCGGGCGCCATCGCGACGGGGACGCGCCTCGTGCCGGCGCAGGGCGGGATCGGCGGCGCGCTGCTGCTCGAGGACGGCCGCTCCGTCGACCACGTGGCGGTGATCAAGCCGCTCCTCGACgacgcgtcctcgccgtcccacggcggtggaggaggctacGCGAGCAAGGCCGTGCTGCGGGAGGTGGCCGCATTCCTCCTCGACCACGACGGCTTCGCCCGCGTCGAGCCGACCGCGCTGATCAAGATCTCGCGACCCGCCATGCCGACGACCACGGCCTCGATCCAGCGCTTCGCGGCGCACGAgtgcgacgccggcgagctcggccCGTCGCGGTTCTCCGTGGCGTCCGTGCACCGCATCGGCAGCCTCGACGTCCGCCTCCTCAACATCGACCGCCACGCCGGCAACATCCTCGTCAAGAAGTCGCCGGAGAGCGAGTGCGCCAGCGGCGGCAGCACGTTGACGCCGCTGGACCTCGTGCCGATCGACCACGGGCTCTGCCTCCCGGAGCAGCTCGACGACCCCTACTTCGAGTGGCTGCACTGGCCGCAGTCGTCGCTGCCATTCTCTGGCGCCGAGCTGGAGTACGTCGCGTCGCTCGACCCGTTCCGGGACGCCGCGATGCTCCGCGCCGAGCTGCCGTCGCTGACGGAGGCGGCCATCCGGATCCTCACCCTCTGCACCATCTTCCTGcagcgcgcggccgccgcggggcTCTGCCTCGCCGACATCGGCGACATGATGACACGCGAGTTCTCGGCGATGGAGGAGGGGCTCAGCGCGCTCGAGTCCCTCTGCAAGAACGCCTACGattcctccaccaccaccgccggctcATCCCCTCGGAAGCACCACCACTCCGACGACTCCGACGACGAGAGCACCCAGTTCGGCATGGACGACGTGCCCGCCGGGCTCCCTCCtcacctcttcctcctcggcggcggcggcatcgccaAGAGCGTGAGCTTCTCCGCGGCGGAGCAGGGCGCCGCCGGGCGCGGCGCCGCGCGGAAGCGCATGTCGTTCAAGGCGCTGAGCGGCGACGAGTGGGCGGCGTTCCTTGACCGGTTCGAGcagctgctgccggcggcgctCGACGCCAAGAAGCGCGCCGGCCTGAAGCTCACCAGGCTGGGCACCTCCTTCTGA